The following DNA comes from Kluyveromyces lactis strain NRRL Y-1140 chromosome E complete sequence.
ATTGGTCAGAGACAACAAGTTGATCGGTAACTTCACTTTGTCTGGTATCCCACCAGCTCCAAAGGGTGTCCCACAAATCGAAGTTTCTTTCGATATTGATGCCGATGGTATCATCAACGTCTCTGCTAGAGACAAGGCTTCCAACAAGGATGCTTCCATCACTGTTGCTGGTTCTTCCGGTTTGTCCGAATCTGAAATCGAGCAAATGGTTAGCGATGCTGAAAAGTTCAGAGAACAAGATGAAACCAGAAAGAAGGCTATTGAAACCGCCAACAAGGGTGACCAATTGGCCAACGATACCGAagcttctttgaaggaattcgaagaaaaattgGACAAGGCTGAAGCTCAAAAGGTTAAGGACCAAGTCGCTGCTTTGAGAGAATTGGTCGCTAGAGTTCAAGCCGGTGAAGAAGTCGACGCTGAAGAGTTGAAGACCAAGACTGAAGAATTACAAACCGCTTCCATGAAGTTGTTCGAACAAATGTACAAGAACGACGCTTCTAACCAACAAGGTGGTGAACCAAAGCAATAAGTGTAATTAGCTGAGAGATACGATATCATTGAAACATGCCCAGACACTACTCTCTTTAGTTCCTTCCGTTCGAGAAGAATGATAAAGTTCCATCGAAAATCTACCAAGATATAATGATATTTGTTATGACCAACCTCCCATTTTAATTAAAGATGTTAACCGAAACTATTGACGTGGTAGGACACGGTTTCTTTGATGACTCTTTTAGTATTACTGAAGGGTTTTAcaactttttctcttcttacttttttttctttgtctcaCAATTTATTCACCTCAAGCTTATTACTTATTGAGTTTCTCCATGTACATATGTAAACTACAAATATGTATGAAGATGACAACCTGTATATAAAAGACTAATCAAACACTATACGTTAATTTACATCTTTCTATCAAGAGACCTGGCTTGTATTCTCCTATTCGttattttgttgatgttaCCCATGTCCACATTAATTCTCAAGAAAATCTTGTCAATATTTTAAAACCTGAAAAATCCCAATTTGATAAATAAAGGTCATATATACATTAATTATCACATTAAGGTTGATAGAACTTTCCGTCGTAGCAAAGATACAAATAAAGGCTCAACATTGCTTTCCTGCATATGACACTATGGGTGTACAAGTATCTCCTTTGACTAAGATCATTTGCCTTAGTGGCGTACTAGCATTAGGCTTTCTTTTGATTATATTGAGTTGCGCACTTTTCCACAACTATTATCCATTGTTTGACGTGTTAATATTCCTACTCGCTCCATTGCCTAATGCATTGTTTGGAAAGAGCGATGGGTTTTCATCACATGGCGAATTCTTGAATGAATCTGGCAGAAACGGCGAGGATTTCGGTCATTTTATGACCGGTTTGCTAGTATCTAGTGGAATTTTATTGCCAATTGTGTTCTACCACTCAAACTTGATTAACCACGAAAGTGCACTCATGACTGTTTCAGGTGGCCTTATCATATACCTGTGCATCGTTTTCTTTACATGGTTTTTCAATGGTTCGTGGGATACAGAGGATGATAATCTATTTGGTTATTAAAGGGAGATCTCATTGAGAAACGCACACACAACATTCCATCCATGTTTCGCCCATGAGTAGGTGGAAAGCAACAGATACGAACAGCTAAAATCAGTTTACTACTTCTAAATAGTTATTTAGATTTATTTGGAACTTAATGTCGGATTTACATCGAACCCTGTAATCGTGCTTGCTGTGTGGCTTACACAAGAACCATTTCAACTTGGTTTTCGATTGAGAAGATACGGTAAAAAATTAGGTCCTACCCGGATTCGAACCGGGGTTGTTCGGATCAAAACCGAAAGTGATAACCACTACACTATAGGACCGAAATTCATGAAAATCGTTCGAAATTAGGCCCGATGGAGTGCTGACAGTGTCATACTTTTGAGATTCAGACATACTCATCTATGGGCAGTTTCGTTTTTAAATCAACATCCAACTCGTCAAGGAAGGAAATTGATGCCTCTTACTCCGCtataagaaagaaactaTAGTTCGCTAGCTGGCCAACGGAGTCGAATGCTTACTAAATATGCGGGGTTGCGAATAGAATCAACTGTCTATCAATTTTCCGGACTGATAACAGCAAGGTAACTGCAACAGTATACTTATTTATAAACGTTTATAATTATATTTGATGGTCGAACTTTTAAGATATTATGTCATTAGTTTTAACTGCACAAAGTCCAGTCGTACTTGAAAGAGAAGTCCTTATCTATTGAATTACATTCGTAACAATCGATGCTTTCTATGACTCTAAGTTCCATTTCTCTCATCGTAACTGGATCTCCTATGGAACCCTTTACGTTAGCAGAGAGTCGTTTGGTGATCTCTAAGACCCTATGAATGACGTTGAGAACAACATTGGTTTTCTCGTGGAAAAGGCTAATATTTTTAGATTCGAACATGTAATACAACTGATGTAGTAGCATTGCACTGAACATATCTCCAACTCCGGTGAAATAAGACTCAATGACTGATACTCTATACACATATGGTTGTGGCGAGCCTCGCAGCGAAGACACCGAATATATGTGAGTTGGATCATCGAAAAGCGAAGCTGAGCATGACGTTATTACAATCACGGGCACAAACTGGTGAATCTCTTGGATGGCCGAATACAAATCAGAAATGTTAACGATGGGCTTCCCATATAGCAATTCCATCTCGAATTGGTTAGGAGTTATGATATCTACAAGTCCGGAGTGAATAATATCTTGATATTCCGGTATTACATCCTCATCCACGTACAATTGGCCTTCATCACCCATGACAGGGTCCAACAACCATAGTAGATTTGGGTTGTGCcttttaatttctttataAAATCGAGCCATACAAGCCAATGTGTTCCTATTTGGCATATACCCAGAAAGCAATGCATTGTAATCGTCTTTTAACCTCATAACACC
Coding sequences within:
- the VPS55 gene encoding Vps55p (similar to uniprot|P47111 Saccharomyces cerevisiae YJR044C VPS55 Vacuolar Protein Sorting YJR044c); translation: MGVQVSPLTKIICLSGVLALGFLLIILSCALFHNYYPLFDVLIFLLAPLPNALFGKSDGFSSHGEFLNESGRNGEDFGHFMTGLLVSSGILLPIVFYHSNLINHESALMTVSGGLIIYLCIVFFTWFFNGSWDTEDDNLFGY
- the BUD16 gene encoding putative pyridoxal kinase BUD16 (similar to uniprot|P39988 Saccharomyces cerevisiae YEL029C), giving the protein MPRVLACQSHVVHGYVGNKAATFPLQCVGWDVDCVNSVQFSNHTGYGMDKVFGSKADAHQLTQVFEGVMRLKDDYNALLSGYMPNRNTLACMARFYKEIKRHNPNLLWLLDPVMGDEGQLYVDEDVIPEYQDIIHSGLVDIITPNQFEMELLYGKPIVNISDLYSAIQEIHQFVPVIVITSCSASLFDDPTHIYSVSSLRGSPQPYVYRVSVIESYFTGVGDMFSAMLLHQLYYMFESKNISLFHEKTNVVLNVIHRVLEITKRLSANVKGSIGDPVTMREMELRVIESIDCYECNSIDKDFSFKYDWTLCS